The stretch of DNA TGCATCGACCGCGGCCGGGTCTACGCCACCGGGAAGTCCAACGGCGCCGGCTTCACCGCGATCCTCGCCTGCGCCGCCTCCGAGCGGATCACCGCCATCGCCCCGGTCGCGGGCGCCTTCTACCCCGACGGCCCGGGCTGCTCGCCCACCCGCCCGGTGCCGGTCATCGAATTCCACGGCACCGCGGACGCCACCATCCCCTACCCGGGCGACCCCGAGCGCGGCCTGCCGCCCGTCGCCGACTGGGCTGCCGCCCGGGCCGAGCAGAACGGCTGCCGCCCCGACCCGCACACCGCCCGCATCGAGCCCGACATCACCGCCTACCGGTGGACCGGCTGCGACCGCGGCGCCCAGGTGCGACACATCGCGGTCGACGGCGGCGGCCACACCTGGCCCGGAGCCGACTCCTACAGCGGCGGCGGCCGCACCACCCAGACCATCGAGGCGCACGAGGTGCTCTGGCGGTTCGTCAGCGGGTACCGGCTGCCCGCCTCCGACCGCGCCTGACCACCGCCCGGC from Nocardiopsis composta encodes:
- a CDS encoding alpha/beta hydrolase family esterase — translated: MSTARRSRAVPLAGAALASACAALLAAGAAPAEAGVRPAPSPGCGSAPPQAPGESRQHDLTTADGTDRSYRLHLPDDYSPDTPAPLLLAYHGRGGTGAGTEEFSKLSELPAAVVYPEGLVGTGDGERQAWQGAPYSPPGADDVAFTHDLLDELEAGLCIDRGRVYATGKSNGAGFTAILACAASERITAIAPVAGAFYPDGPGCSPTRPVPVIEFHGTADATIPYPGDPERGLPPVADWAAARAEQNGCRPDPHTARIEPDITAYRWTGCDRGAQVRHIAVDGGGHTWPGADSYSGGGRTTQTIEAHEVLWRFVSGYRLPASDRA